A single window of Leptospiraceae bacterium DNA harbors:
- a CDS encoding VOC family protein yields the protein MKVLEKTFPKVGILKPHIALVVKNVEESIEFYKKMFGIEPMKVRNGYAKFDLEFPSLNLTLNEAGQKIPQGRLSHLGIQVSSTEDVSKVKQYWEELGLSARDEIGVSCCYAIQDKTWVKDPDGNEWEVFVVLEDQLPEFKFMSGQANACCSTSSDTGQSCC from the coding sequence ATGAAGGTATTAGAAAAAACATTTCCAAAAGTAGGTATATTAAAACCGCATATAGCTTTGGTTGTAAAAAATGTAGAAGAGAGCATTGAATTTTACAAAAAAATGTTTGGTATAGAGCCAATGAAAGTCAGAAATGGATACGCTAAGTTTGACTTAGAATTTCCATCATTAAATCTTACTTTAAATGAAGCGGGTCAAAAGATTCCACAAGGCAGATTATCGCATCTAGGAATCCAAGTAAGCTCTACAGAAGATGTTTCAAAAGTAAAACAATATTGGGAAGAACTAGGATTATCCGCAAGAGACGAAATAGGCGTATCCTGTTGTTACGCGATTCAGGATAAAACTTGGGTGAAAGATCCAGATGGAAATGAATGGGAAGTATTCGTAGTCTTAGAAGACCAGCTCCCTGAATTCAAATTCATGAGTGGACAAGCTAATGCATGTTGTTCCACTTCTTCAGATACAGGACAATCTTGCTGTTAG